The Thunnus maccoyii chromosome 9, fThuMac1.1, whole genome shotgun sequence genome includes a region encoding these proteins:
- the dph7 gene encoding diphthine methyltransferase isoform X2, whose amino-acid sequence MAWKSRTRSLQVFDTELSADTVEWCPISPRHDVLACGTYQLQRGAGEEDGTPSRTGRLYLFEFRREGSMSPPLTELQRMDTAAILDLKWCHVPVSGRAVLGMAAATGELQLYTLSDSQEGGRSLQTLSSLEVGAERLALSLDWSTGRMDSSDVRVVCSDSAGCISVLSLAESALTALSHWKAHDFEAWISAFSYWDTQLVYSGGDDCKLKGWDLRVGPSSPTFVSKRHSMGVCSIHSNPHREHILATGSYDEQVLLWDGRNMRQPLSESPMGGGVWRLKWHPTHQHLLLAACMHNDFHILHCQQALEGSGGACPLVASYILHNSLAYGADWSRLSLEELAPCSPAAAEPKESLTESRGHLRIQYESPTASFDTSLEDDAGRYIPEGTAPPSTSSTAGPAPNPDGDTSSVSCLLASCSFYDHMLHVWRWDWAPDEAPQETEQC is encoded by the exons ATGGCCTGGAAGTCGAGGACCCGCAGTCTGCAGGTGTTTGATACGGAGCTGAGTGCGGACACGGTGGAGTGGTGTCCCATCTCCCCGCGACACGATGTCCTGGCCTGCGGGACGTACCAGCTACAGAGAGGG GCAGGGGAGGAGGATGGCACCCCGAGCCGGACTGGTCGTTTGTACCTTTTTGAATTTCGCAGAGAGGGATCGATGAGCCCACCTCTCACTGAGCTGCAGCGCATGGACACAGCCGCCATATTAGATTTGAAATG GTGCCATGTGCCTGTGTCGGGGAGGGCCGTGCTGGGAATGGCAGCTGCCACTGGGGAGCTGCAGCTGTATACTCTGTCAGACAGTCAG GAAGGCGGCCGCAGTCTGCAGACTCTGAGCAGTCTGGAGGTGGGAGCAGAGCGGCTGGCTCTGTCGTTAGACTGGTCCACTGGAAGAATGGACAG CAGTGATGTGCGGGTGGTGTGCAGTGACTCTGCAGGCTGCATCAGTGTGCTCTCTCTGGCTGAAAGCGCTCTGACGGCTCTGTCACATTGGAAGGCCCATGACTTTGAGGCTTGGATCTCGGCCTTCTCCTACTGGGACACACAGCTGGTTTACTCTG GTGGAGATGACTGTAAACTCAAAGGCTGGGATCTCAGGGTTGGTCCCTCCAGCCCCACTTTCGTCAGTAAAAG GCACTCAATGGGTGTGTGCAGTATTCACAGCAACCCACATCGGGAACACATCCTGGCCACAGGCAG CTATGATGAGCAGGTTTTGCTGTGGGACGGCAGGAACATGCGGCAGCCTCTCAGTGAGAGTCCCATGGGTGGTGGTGTGTGGAGGCTGAAGTGGCATCCGACCCATCAGCACCTGCTGCTGGCAGCCTGCATGCACAATGACTTCCATATACTTCACTGTCAGCAAGCCCTAG AGGGCAGCGGAGGAGCTTGTCCACTTGTAGCCTCCTACATCCTCCACAACTCCCTGGCGTACGGAGCCGACTGGTCCCGGCTGTCCCTGGAGGAACTTGCTCCCTGCTCCCCCGCCGCTGCAGAACCAAAGGAAAGTCTCACCGAGAGCCGAGGACACTTGAGGATCCAGTACGAGTCTCCCACCGCCAGCTTTGATACGTCACTGGAGGACGATGCTGGACGATACATCCCGGAGGGCACCGCGCCGCCCTCTACCAGCTCTACCGCGGGCCCTGCTCCCAACCCCGACGGCGACACCTCTTCGGTCTCCTGTCTGCTGGCCAGCTGCTCGTTCTATGACCATATGCTCCATGTGTGGCGGTGGGACTGGGCTCCAGATGAGGCTCCACAGGAAACAGAGCAGTGTTGA
- the dph7 gene encoding diphthine methyltransferase isoform X1 — protein sequence MAWKSRTRSLQVFDTELSADTVEWCPISPRHDVLACGTYQLQRGAGEEDGTPSRTGRLYLFEFRREGSMSPPLTELQRMDTAAILDLKWCHVPVSGRAVLGMAAATGELQLYTLSDSQEGGRSLQTLSSLEVGAERLALSLDWSTGRMDSSSDVRVVCSDSAGCISVLSLAESALTALSHWKAHDFEAWISAFSYWDTQLVYSGGDDCKLKGWDLRVGPSSPTFVSKRHSMGVCSIHSNPHREHILATGSYDEQVLLWDGRNMRQPLSESPMGGGVWRLKWHPTHQHLLLAACMHNDFHILHCQQALEGSGGACPLVASYILHNSLAYGADWSRLSLEELAPCSPAAAEPKESLTESRGHLRIQYESPTASFDTSLEDDAGRYIPEGTAPPSTSSTAGPAPNPDGDTSSVSCLLASCSFYDHMLHVWRWDWAPDEAPQETEQC from the exons ATGGCCTGGAAGTCGAGGACCCGCAGTCTGCAGGTGTTTGATACGGAGCTGAGTGCGGACACGGTGGAGTGGTGTCCCATCTCCCCGCGACACGATGTCCTGGCCTGCGGGACGTACCAGCTACAGAGAGGG GCAGGGGAGGAGGATGGCACCCCGAGCCGGACTGGTCGTTTGTACCTTTTTGAATTTCGCAGAGAGGGATCGATGAGCCCACCTCTCACTGAGCTGCAGCGCATGGACACAGCCGCCATATTAGATTTGAAATG GTGCCATGTGCCTGTGTCGGGGAGGGCCGTGCTGGGAATGGCAGCTGCCACTGGGGAGCTGCAGCTGTATACTCTGTCAGACAGTCAG GAAGGCGGCCGCAGTCTGCAGACTCTGAGCAGTCTGGAGGTGGGAGCAGAGCGGCTGGCTCTGTCGTTAGACTGGTCCACTGGAAGAATGGACAG CAGCAGTGATGTGCGGGTGGTGTGCAGTGACTCTGCAGGCTGCATCAGTGTGCTCTCTCTGGCTGAAAGCGCTCTGACGGCTCTGTCACATTGGAAGGCCCATGACTTTGAGGCTTGGATCTCGGCCTTCTCCTACTGGGACACACAGCTGGTTTACTCTG GTGGAGATGACTGTAAACTCAAAGGCTGGGATCTCAGGGTTGGTCCCTCCAGCCCCACTTTCGTCAGTAAAAG GCACTCAATGGGTGTGTGCAGTATTCACAGCAACCCACATCGGGAACACATCCTGGCCACAGGCAG CTATGATGAGCAGGTTTTGCTGTGGGACGGCAGGAACATGCGGCAGCCTCTCAGTGAGAGTCCCATGGGTGGTGGTGTGTGGAGGCTGAAGTGGCATCCGACCCATCAGCACCTGCTGCTGGCAGCCTGCATGCACAATGACTTCCATATACTTCACTGTCAGCAAGCCCTAG AGGGCAGCGGAGGAGCTTGTCCACTTGTAGCCTCCTACATCCTCCACAACTCCCTGGCGTACGGAGCCGACTGGTCCCGGCTGTCCCTGGAGGAACTTGCTCCCTGCTCCCCCGCCGCTGCAGAACCAAAGGAAAGTCTCACCGAGAGCCGAGGACACTTGAGGATCCAGTACGAGTCTCCCACCGCCAGCTTTGATACGTCACTGGAGGACGATGCTGGACGATACATCCCGGAGGGCACCGCGCCGCCCTCTACCAGCTCTACCGCGGGCCCTGCTCCCAACCCCGACGGCGACACCTCTTCGGTCTCCTGTCTGCTGGCCAGCTGCTCGTTCTATGACCATATGCTCCATGTGTGGCGGTGGGACTGGGCTCCAGATGAGGCTCCACAGGAAACAGAGCAGTGTTGA
- the mrpl41 gene encoding 39S ribosomal protein L41, mitochondrial — protein sequence MGVLSTLVRGLVRGADRMSEFTSKRGSRTHNKGRGSRPTGLRLSSRKFLSIRAMIPEFVVPNLEGFKLKPYVSYRSPRGAEPPLTAQSLFAEAVAPQIKKDFEEGTFNKEQLEKYGFEPTQEGKLFKLYPKNFVR from the coding sequence ATGGGTGTGTTATCCACTCTGGTGAGGGGTCTGGTGAGAGGAGCCGACAGGATGTCAGAGTTCACCAGCAAGCGTGGTTCAAGGACTCACAATAAAGGCAGGGGCTCAAGGCCCACTGGACTGAGGCTCTCTAGCAGGAAGTTTCTGTCCATACGGGCCATGATTCCTGAGTTTGTGGTGCCTAACTTGGAGGGATTCAAACTCAAACCCTATGTATCATACCGCTCCCCCAGAGGAGCAGAACCTCCACTCACAGCACAGAGTTTGTTTGCTGAGGCTGTGGCCCCTCAGATCAAGAAAGACTTTGAAGAGGGCACTTTCAAtaaagaacagctggagaaatACGGATTTGAGCCCACACAGGAGGGGAAGCTATTCAAACTTTATCCCAAGAATTTTGTGCGTTAA